A genome region from Gossypium hirsutum isolate 1008001.06 chromosome A04, Gossypium_hirsutum_v2.1, whole genome shotgun sequence includes the following:
- the LOC107898988 gene encoding uncharacterized protein: MAGAFWGTRVMEIVKKHDSGGLVWKRIKLTSTRKANAKKRLHRVWQNEAVLRACAEPPPSKATDVAAAAGEKGVEQST; this comes from the exons ATGGCAGGAGCGTTTTGGGGAACAAGAGTGATGGAGATAGTGAAGAAGCACGACTCTGGTGGTCTcgtttggaagagaattaagcTCACTTCCACCCGCAAAGCCAACGCCAAGAAGCGTCTCCATCGCGTTTGGCAG AATGAAGCTGTTTTGAGAGCATGCGCAGAACCACCTCCTTCGAAAGCAACGGACGTAGCTGCTGCTGCTGGTGAGAAAGGTGTGGAACAATCAACTTAA
- the LOC121202817 gene encoding NAC domain-containing protein 83, whose product MEKLNFVKNGVLRLPPGFRFHPTDEELVVQYLRRKVLACPLPASIIPEVDVCKADPWDLPGDLEQERYFFSTREAKYPNTNRSNRATISGYWKATGIDKQIVTSRSNQAVGMKKTLVFYRGKAPNGCRTDWIMHEYRVVSTETAASNAPPNKKNQTQNNVVPMENWVLCRIFLKKRSAKNDEGLQSCNQRIGKLRTSKPVFYDFLTKDRADLNLAPSSSSSVSSGITQVSNNDTDDHEESSCCNSFPYFRRKP is encoded by the exons ATGGAGAAGCTTAATTTTGTAAAGAATGGTGTGCTGAGATTGCCTCCTGGCTTTCGTTTCCATCCTACGGATGAAGAGTTAGTGGTTCAGTACTTGAGACGAAAAGTGCTTGCTTGCCCTTTGCCTGCCTCTATCATACCCGAAGTCGATGTTTGTAAAGCTGATCCTTGGGATTTGCCAG GTGATTTGGAGCAGGAGAGGTATTTTTTCAGCACTAGAGAAGCCAAGTATCCTAATACCAATAGATCAAACAGAGCCACTATTTCAGGTTACTGGAAAGCAACTGGAATCGACAAACAAATTGTAACATCTAGGAGCAACCAAGCTGTGGGTATGAAGAAAACTCTGGTTTTTTATAGAGGAAAAGCCCCAAATGGATGTAGGACTGATTGGATTATGCATGAATATCGTGTTGTTAGCACCGAGACAGCTGCTTCCAATGCCCCACCCAATAAGAAGAACCAAACTCAG AACAATGTGGTGCCGATGGAAAATTGGGTGCTGTGCCGCATATTCTTGAAGAAAAGAAGTGCTAAAAACGATGAAGGCCTGCAATCTTGCAACCAAAGAATTGGTAAATTAAGGACAAGCAAGCCTGTCTTCTATGATTTCCTGACCAAAGACAGGGCTGACTTAAACCTAGCCCCTTCTTCCTCGTCATCCGTCTCCAGTGGGATCACCCAAGTTTCAAATAATGACACGGATGACCACGAGGAAAGCAGTTGTTGCAATAGTTTTCCTTATTTCAGAAGAAAACCCTAA